In the Bombus pyrosoma isolate SC7728 linkage group LG15, ASM1482585v1, whole genome shotgun sequence genome, one interval contains:
- the LOC122575577 gene encoding cadherin-89D isoform X1: MTRSGEKLPSISSVLRWFTLATFLVVVDRLDLATGCQFYPIGEYLKFVRVPENLAKGTEILSLEAHPRNHISIMPVDKDEDARFFTHRETNRTHVSLVLAQSLEDLVDAEMPRNLLKFRVVCDYSDGGDSLVTSHLSVTVYVEDINDHAPQFVDAPYHVTVDELTPVGVTIFRGIHAVDGDKPNTPNSDVHYAIVKGNEQGKFSLESGHRTALILRKPVDYDNGDREFTLVIAATDRGVPARSTNTTVKITILDNDDLDPKFTRDVYKAKIYEFYPMPEYPIFKQINFSTPIQATDCDRNINMSVRYDIISGNERGFFHLDPKNATLFLKRPIDLDAERNLPSNTFILQIHASQVDNPLKTADARVEVEVLDLNDNLPEFEVDLYNISIVENLPNGFSVLQVIARDKDQDENGQFDYELRDPSGAFSVDAKSGWLTVKDQSVLDREKRDHLRMKVVAIERKPSVVLRNGSRKMDSSVDVEVTLLDANDNNPIFVPGNLYELVAKTDYKVGTVLGQVYAVDDDLGPNGMVRYRLQKPGNSTTRTPPFMVDEITGMITVAESPILEGRHAIFVEAADQPANPSERRFSLAVVTVDVFRSNGPESLEPDFVGAPYEFWVGANVAVGTSVGQIRLNDAVKTNDLIYDLLHSYEEGVPFAVEERSGTITVVEEIERFDRLTYDFEAIVTDERDLMLITNVSIHVVDPNDERGIFTKGTTTAPLVFHAKENVAGAYIGQVLPQNGTGAATAGTRFFIVNQQDVPDISITEDGALYAPKGLDRETRQNYSITVIAESPRGVGVFQVSVIVLDENDHAPEFTMPLYEGRILENSPAGTKVNLSIPIAATDKDEGVNRNFVFSLHGEGSELFRIHPTTGLVYFEGIDDRTLDREVKANYSFTIVAKDSGGLTSEARLKIIVTDMNDNPPSFIRMIVLPDQGVRVSSEPDTEASFEGNDVLDTSEPGAGSQPPNSRRSPLLLVPENATIGAPIIRLLAEDKDEGTNAAITYSLGNETTSGDDVKSRRFDTTNRRYFHLDPRSAEISVARGLPAEKNIRLFVLAKDSGRLSDNITVRIHVVDVNDHAPIFDKSWYTFNVPEGSYAGYNLGAVRAIDADFGVNANVSYEAVSGSENLEDPANVSRIFNVAPYEGIIRVTGILDRETAATHRLVVMARDNGSPRLSSTVEVEVNVLDVNDNPPMFYNYHEIEKSENGDLVPVYHASIFENSPIGSQVIKVYANDSDFAGNGNGLILFDLSHQGQPEKQYFAIDSKEGVITTIANLDYETRKSHRLLVTASDLGSPVSLTSTAVVIVTVLNVDDDEEDAKNEVQKTPSFRHRYYEVEVEENVPVPILVAQLDLADGQQSEHIRYSIVADDTKAREHFTIDPKNGSLYLMTDVDREVNDRYEAKVRVDRVKIGRGMPVMIYPVVGERLNGLAPNEARVVVRVKDVNDNAPRFKSKGRPILAAIPTTAHYGYEVVKVEAEDPDEGANAEIRYQILGREDAPRFAIDPLSGQVRSVASFGRDTGRVFGFDVKATDRRGAENGRSSIANVFVYVLDDQKQVVMVVGRRPIDIEPQLENITAILQNVTGLDVRVRKLEPHIERNLIDATSTDVYLYAIDPHLNVMIDMDTLHDVFNTKKTEIKRELDEYDVLDIAGSSPRRGNHRYLLSTLEVGAVVLGCVVFVGALVTALCVTCVRRNKRRRRREKAMFSTTSPIGFALADPAATLQKPPLFPTFVDGLHYDPEPFCTDMPRRQSICEHGANCARFHAEREQHTARRGIEQSRDRKGIPICFAMSMLERQGGGCRMGGCSKHAGRTTGTPKGLEASATSLHSSGQDSGIVARASCHCSHSSSPSSGESSNGYEDSLKSLQRRERGNDMSRSNHEISNVIGRRGNQATSKRRQRFNSFSNGESVYSQEMTLQREQRCCVGTEKRRKNDGMTREHRRAHSEAENNITETVIHEHPGTEISLSSSLQNTSTLHGGLSRSTHMLY; encoded by the exons ATGACGCGATCAGGGGAAAAGCTTCCTTCGATTTCGTCGGTACTCCGTTGGTTTACCTTGGCGACGTTCCTGGTGGTCGTCGACCGTCTTGATCTTGCGACAG GGTGCCAGTTTTACCCAATAGGAGAGTATCTGAAGTTTGTTAGAGTACCGGAAAATCTGGCTAAAGGCACGGAAATTCTATCGCTAGAAGCTCATCCGAGAAATCATATTTCAATAATGCCAGTCGATAAA GACGAAGACGCTCGTTTCTTCACGCACAGGGAGACCAATAGGACGCACGTCTCTCTAGTGCTGGCCCAGTCTTTGGAAGACCTGGTGGACGCGGAGATGCCTAGAAATCTGCTCAAGTTCCGCGTCGTCTGCGATTACTCCGATGGCGGCGATTCCTTG GTGACGTCGCACCTGTCAGTGACGGTTTACGTGGAAGACATAAACGATCATGCTCCACAATTTGTCGATGCGCCTTATCACGTAACTGTGGACGAGCTTACTCCAGTTG GCGTGACGATATTTCGTGGGATTCACGCAGTCGACGGGGACAAGCCGAACACGCCGAATAGCGACGTGCACTACGCGATAGTGAAAGGCAACGAGCAGGGCAAATTTTCACTCGAATCCGGTCACAGAACCGCTCTCATACTCCGTAAACCGGTAGACTACGACAACGGTGACCGCGAGTTCACGTTGGTTATCGCGGCTACG GATCGAGGAGTGCCAGCTAGGAGTACCAACACGACCGTCAAAATCACGATATTGGACAACGATGATTTGGATCCTAAGTTCACCAGGGACGTGTATAAAGCAAAGATTTACGAGTTCTATCCGATGCCG GAATACCCGATCTTCAAACAGATCAACTTCTCCACACCGATCCAAGCTACCGACTGCGACAGGAACATAAACATGTCCGTGCGGTATGACATAATATCTGGCAACGAACGCGGTTTCTTTCACTTGGACCCAAAGAACGCTACCCTGTTCCTCAAACGTCCGATCGATCTGGACGCCGAGCGGAACCTACCATCCAATACTTTCATTCTACAAATTCATGCTTCCCAAGTGGACAACCCCCTGAAGACAGCGGATGCTCGCGTCGAGGTGGAAGTTCTAGACCTAAACGACAATCTTCCCGAATTCGAGGTGGACCTGTATAATATCAGCATCGTAGAGAATCTGCCGAATGGCTTCAGTGTGTTGCAAGTGATTGCACGTGACAAGGACCAAGACGAGAATGGACAGTTCGATTACGAACTTCGAGATCCTTCCGGTGCCTTCTCAGTCGACGCTAAATCCGGTTGGTTAACGGTGAAGGACCAGTCGGTTCTCGATCGAGAGAAGCGCGATCATCTGCGAATGAAGGTCGTGGCGATCGAGAGAAAACCTAGTGTCGTTTTACGCAACGGGTCGCGGAAAATGGATTCTTCCGTGGACGTCGAGGTGACATTGCTCGACGCCAATGACAACAATCCGATCTTCGTGCCTGGCAATCTCTACGAGTTGGTTGCTAAAACGGACTACAAAGTGGGCACGGTGCTTGGCCAGGTGTACGCGGTCGATGACGACCTGGGTCCCAATGGCATGGTAAGATACAGGTTGCAGAAACCGGGGAACTCGACGACTCGCACGCCACCGTTTATGGTGGATGAAATCACCGGTATGATTACGGTCGCCGAGAGTCCGATCCTCGAGGGAAGGCACGCGATCTTCGTCGAGGCGGCGGATCAACCGGCGAATCCGAGCGAGAGGAGATTCTCCCTAGCTGTGGTTACTGTGGATGTTTTCAGATCGAATG GACCGGAATCGCTCGAGCCGGACTTCGTGGGGGCTCCTTATGAATTTTGGGTCGGTGCCAATGTGGCAGTCGGTACTAGCGTCGGTCAGATACGTTTGAACGACGCCGTAAAGACCAACGACCTGATCTACGATCTTTTACACAGCTACGAGGAGGGTG TCCCGTTTGCCGTGGAGGAGCGTTCGGGAACGATCACCGTGGTCGAGGagatcgaacgattcgataGATTGACCTACGACTTCGAAGCGATCGTCACAGACGAAAGAGATCTCATGTTGATTACTAACGTGTCCATCCACGTGGTAGACCCTAACGACGAGCGAGGCATCTTTACGAA GGGAACGACCACCGCTCCTTTGGTGTTCCACGCGAAGGAGAACGTAGCTGGTGCGTACATCGGGCAAGTGCTTCCCCAGAATGGGACCGGCGCGGCCACTGCTGGCACTCGGTTCTTTATCGTCAATCAGCAGGATGTACCCGACATCTCGATCACGGAGGATGGCGCCCTGTACGCGCCCAAGGGTCTCGATCGCGAGACGAGGCAGAATTACAGCATCACCGTGATTGCAGAGAGTCCACGCGGCGTCGGTGTCTTCCAA GTCAGCGTGATCGTTCTCGACGAGAACGATCATGCGCCAGAATTCACAATGCCACTGTACGAGGGTCGAATTCTGGAGAACAGTCCAGCCGGAACAAAAGTGAACTTATCGATACCTATCGCTGCTACTGACAAAGACGAAGGCGTCAATCGGAACTTTGTCTTTAGCCTTCACGGCGAGGGAAGCGAACTGTTTAGAATCCATCCAACTACGGGTTTAGTGTACTTCGAAGGAATCGATGACCGCACGCTAGACAGGGAAGTGAAAGCAAACTATAGTTTCACGATCGTTGCTAAAGACAGTG GCGGTTTAACATCCGAAGCGCGGCTGAAGATAATAGTAACCGACATGAACGACAATCCTCCGAGTTTTATCCGAATGATCGTGCTCCCCGATCAAGGTGTTCGCGTGTCGAGCGAACCCGATACCGAGGCATCGTTCGAGGGGAACGACGTGCTTGATACGAGCGAGCCTGGTGCCGGAAGTCAGCCACCGAACAGCCGTCGTTCGCCTCTTCTTCTCGTGCCAGAGAATGCGACCATCGGCGCGCCGATAATACGCCTGCTCGCGGAGGACAAGGACGAGGGAACAAACGCCGCGATAACGTACAGCCTGGGGAACGAGACGACTTCCGGAGACGATGTAAAGTCACGACGATTCGACACCACCAACCGTAGATACTTTCATTTGGATCCAAGGTCGGCTGAAATATCAGTAGCCAGAGGACTTCCAGCTGAGAAGAACATTCGTTTGTTCGTCCTAGCGAAAGATTCTGGACGACTATCTGACAATATCACCGTAAGGATCCACGTGGTAGACGTGAACGATCACGCGCCGATCTTTGACAAGTCTTGGTACACTTTTAACGTGCCTGAAGGAAGTTACGCTGGCTATAATTTAGGCGCTGTTCGAGCCATTGATGCAGACTTTGGAGTCAATGCAAACGTCAGTTACGAAGCTGTCTCCGGTAGTGAGAACTTGGAGGATCCTGCGAACGTGTCTAGGATCTTTAACGTTGCTCCTTACGAAGGAATAATTAGAGTCACTGGAATTTTGGACAGGGAGACTGCGGCTACTCATCGTCTTGTGGTCATGGCTCGTGATAATGGCTCTCCAAGATTAAGTTCTACCGTGGAGGTAGAAGTGAATGTGTTGGATGTCAATGACAATCCACCTATGTTCTATAATTATCACGAAATCGAGAAGAGTGAGAATGGAGATCTCGTACCGGTCTACCACGCATCGATCTTTGAAAACAGCCCTATTGGTAGTCAAGTGATCAAGGTATACGCTAATGATTCGGATTTTGCTGGAAATGGAAATGGGTTGATCCTCTTCGACTTGAGTCATCAAGGACAGCCTGAGAAGCAGTATTTTGCTATCGATAGTAAAGAAGGTGTCATCACGACGATTGCTAATCTGGATTACGAGACTCGGAAGAGTCATAGATTACTGGTCACTGCTAGCGACTTAGGCTCTCCGGTCAGTCTGACATCCACGGCAGTCGTGATCGTTACCGTATTGAATGTggacgacgacgaggaagaTGCGAAGAACGAGGTGCAGAAAACACCCTCTTTTAGACATCGGTATTACGAAGTAGAAGTCGAGGAGAATGTTCCGGTGCCGATTTTGGTCGCACAATTGGATCTAGCCGATGGTCAGCAAAGCGAACACATAAG ATACAGCATCGTCGCAGACGACACGAAGGCGCGAGAACACTTCACGATTGACCCAAAGAACGGCTCGTTGTACCTGATGACAGACGTGGACAGAGAGGTGAACGATCGATACGAGGCGAAGGTCAGGGTTGACAGGGTGAAGATAGGTCGCGGGATGCCCGTGATGATTTACCCGGTTGTTGGCGAAAGACTGAATGGTCTAGCACCTAACGAGGCCAGGGTCGTTGTCAGGGTGAAGGATGTTAACGACAATGCGCCCAGATTCAAATCAAAGGGTCGACCCATCCTCGCCGCGATACCTACCACTGCCCATTATGGGTATGAGGTTGTCAAAGTGGAG GCAGAAGACCCGGACGAAGGAGCAAACGCCGAGATCCGGTATCAAATTCTCGGACGGGAGGACGCGCCACGATTTGCCATTGACCCACTGAGCGGTCAAGTACGATCCGTGGCGAGCTTTGGCCGTGACACTGGACGCGTTTTCGGCTTCGACGTGAAGGCCACCGACAGAAGGGGCGCCGAAAATGGTCGCAGCAGTATCGCTAATGTCTTT GTGTACGTGTTGGATGATCAGAAACAAGTCGTGATGGTTGTTGGTAGAAGACCCATTGATATCGAGCCGCAATTGGAGAACATCACCGC AATACTACAAAATGTGACTGGTTTGGACGTTCGAGTGAGGAAGCTAGAGCCACACATCGAAAGAAATCTGATCGATGCTACATC caCCGATGTTTACCTTTATGCGATCGATCCTCATTTAAATGTCATGATAGATATGGATACACTGCACGA CGTGTTCAACACAAAGAAAACGGAGATCAAGCGCGAGTTGGACGAGTACGACGTCCTGGACATTGCCGGAAGTTCTCCGCGTCGGGGTAATCACCGTTACCTACTATCTACCCTGGAGGTGGGTGCGGTAGTGCTTGGCTGTGTCGTCTTTGTCGGTGCCCTTGTTACTGCACTCTGCGTTACATGCGTCCGAAGAAATAAACG TCGCAGACGTCGGGAGAAAGCGATGTTCTCGACCACCAGTCCGATTGGATTCGCTTTGGCAGATCCGGCTGCCACGCTACAGAAGCCGCCTTTGTTCCCGACCTTCGTCGATGGCCTTCATTACGACCCTGAACCGTTCTGCACCGACATGCCGAGGCGACAGAGCATCTGTGAGCACGGAGCCAATTGTGCCCGCTTCCACGC TGAACGCGAACAACACACGGCTCGCCGTGGAATCGAACAAAGCCGCGACAGAAAG GGAATTCCCATATGTTTCGCGATGTCGATGCTAGAGAGGCAAGGGGGTGGTTGCAGGATGGGCGGTTGTAGTAAGCACGCCGGAAGGACGACAGGGACCCCGAAAGGACTCGAGGCATCCGCGACGTCCTTGCATTCCAGCGGTCAGGATTCTGGGATCGTGGCGCGCGCCTCCTGCCACTGCAGTCACTCGTCGAGCCCCTCCAGCGGCGAGAGCAGCAA CGGGTACGAGGACTCTCTGAAATCGCTGCAGCGTCGCGAAAGGGGCAACGACATGTCCCGTAGTAATCACGAAATCTCGAACGTGATTGGAAGACGTGGGAATCAAGCCACGTCGAAGAGACGGCAACGGTTCAACTCGTTCTCGAACGGGGAATCCGTTTACTCGCAGGAGATGACGTTGCAGAGGGAGCAGCGTTGCTGCGTCGGAACGGAGAAGAGGCGAAAGAACGACGGGATGACTCGCGAACATCGGCGTGCACATTCCGAGGCGGAAAACAATATCACCGAGACGGTGATACACGAACATCCTGGAACCGAGATCTCGCTGTCGAGTTCTTTGCAAAATACGTCCACCCTTCACGGTG GCCTGTCAAGATCTACCCACATGTTGTATTAA